From a region of the Cyclopterus lumpus isolate fCycLum1 chromosome 5, fCycLum1.pri, whole genome shotgun sequence genome:
- the LOC117731296 gene encoding cytochrome b-c1 complex subunit 1, mitochondrial, which produces MAASVCRVGSTVGRALAKTRSPILLSLRRSHASVSYAQSLAGAPETHLTTLDNGLRVASEETGHATCTVGLWINAGSRYESEKNNGVGFFLEHMAFKGTKKHTQTALEQQVESMGAHLSAYTSREHTAYYMKTLAKDLPKAVELLSEVVQSCSLNEAEIEQQRGVVLRELEEIEGNSQEVCLDLLHATAFQGTPLGQSVLGPSKNARTLTRQDLVDYINSHYKAPRMVLSAAGGVNHEELVGLAKSHFSGVSFEYEGDAVPVLSPCRFTGSEIRMRDDALPLAHIAIAVEGASASSPDIVPLMVANSIIGSYDLTYGGGKNLSSRLAHLVAEENLCHSFQAFHSSYCDTGLLGIYFVVDKHNIEDMMHLCQNAWMNLCTAVTESDVARGKNALKASLVGQLNGTTPICDDIGRHTLNYGRRIPLAEWDARIDAVTPKMVRDICSKYIYDKCPAVAGVGPVEQLPDYNRMRSAMYWLRF; this is translated from the exons CCCATCCTGCTGTCTCTGAGGCGTAGCCATGCCTCTGTCAGCTATGCCCAGAGCCTGGCAGGAGCCCCTGAAACTCACCTTACTACCCTAGACAATGGTTTGAGGGTTGCATCTGAGGAGACTGGACATGCCACTTGCACT GTTGGACTGTGGATCAATGCTGGTAGTCGGTATGAGAGTGAGAAGAACAATGGAGTAGGCTTCTTCCTGGAGCACATGGCTTTCAAG GGAACCAAGAAGCACACCCAGACTGCCCTGGAGCAGCAGGTTGAGTCTATGGGTGCTCACCTGAGCGCTTATACCTCTCGGGAGCACACTGCGTACTACATGAAGACTCTTGCCAAAGACCTGCCCAAAG CCGTGGAGCTGCTGTCGGAGGTGGTGCAGAGCTGCTCACTGAACGAGGCAGAGATCGAGCAGCAGAGGGGTGTGGTGCTGCGCGAGCTCGAGGAAATCGAGGGTAACTCCCAGGAGGTTTGCCTTGACCTGCTGCATGCCACCGCCTTCCAGGGCACTCCTCTGGGACAGAGTGTGCTGGGACCCTCCAAAAATGCCAG GACTCTGACCCGCCAGGACCTCGTGGATTACATCAACAGCCACTACAAAGCCCCTCGCATGGTGCTGTCTGCTGCTGGAG GTGTGAACCACGAGGAGCTGGTCGGTTTGGCCAAGTCTCACTTCAGCGGCGTGTCTTTTGAGTACGAGGGCGATGCCGTTCCCGTGTTGTCACCCTGCCGATTTACAGGCAGTGAG ATCCGTATGCGTGATGATGCTTTGCCTCTGGCCCACATTGCCATTGCTGTGGAGGGGGCCAGTGCTTCCAGCCCGGACATCGTGCCACTCATGGTGGCCAACTCCATCATCGGCAGCTATGACCTCACCTACGGTGGCGGAAAG AACCTGAGCAGCCGTCTGGCTCACCTGGTAGCGGAGGAGAACCTGTGCCACAGCTTCCAGGCCTTCCACTCCTCCTACTGCGACACCGGCCTGCTGGGCATTTACTTTGTGGTCGATAAGCACAACATCGAAGACATGATGCACTTGTGCCAGAATGCCTG GATGAACCTGTGCACCGCAGTGACGGAGAGCGACGTAGCCAGAGGCAAGAACGCTCTGAAGGCCAGCCTGGTCGGACAGCTCAATG GAACAACCCCAATTTGCGACGACATCGGCAGACACACCCTGAACTACGGGCGCCGTATTCCTCTTGCAGAGTGGGACGCTCGGATCGAT GCCGTGACCCCCAAGATGGTGCGAGACATCTGCTCCAAATACATCTACGATAAGTGTCCTGCTGTGGCAGGTGTCG GTCCCGTGGAGCAGCTACCCGACTACAACAGAATGCGCAGTGCCATGTACTGGCTGAGGTTTTAA